The Pollutimonas sp. M17 sequence GAGATGACACCATAGAGGGCGCCGGTCGGCTCTCCCTTGGCGTTTCGAAGGTCGGGCATGGCGTGATAGGCGCGGTACAGATAGCTCGACCCATCAACAAGTAACAAGGTTTTTTTCATGTCAAACAATAAAATAGTCCGTATGCCGGCAGCGCAGCAGATTCCCGGGATTATGTCAGAGATGCAGGTCGCTGCCGAGACTTTGCAGGAAATAGGCTGGGGCGTAAGCGTCTTCGGAAGCGCCCGCATCCAACCCGACACCCCCTACTACGCGCTAAGCGAAGCCATCGGCAGTCGCCTGGCCAAGGCCGGCCTGACCGTCATCGCCGGCGGCGGCCCGGGCATCATGGAAGCCGCCAACAAAGGCGCTTTCGAGGCGGGCGGCAACAGCGTGGGGCTGAACATCAAATTGCCGCGCGAAGCCGCCAATAACCGCTATCAAACCCATAGCCTCACATTCGATTACTTTTACTCACGAAAAGCCACTTTTTTTATGCACAGCGCCGCCTACATCGCCTTGCCGGGCGGTTTCGGAACGCTGGACGAACTCTTCGAGGTCCTGACCCTGGTCCAGACGCGCAAAGTGCCTCCGGCGCCCATCGTGCTGATCGGCACCGAATTCTGGTCCGGCCTGATAAGCTGGATACGCAGCCACTTGCTTGCCAACAAGCTGATAGGCCCGCGCGACCTGGACCTGCTGACGCTTACCGACGACCTGGATCTGGTCATGGCGGAAATCGAAAGGTTCCGCCTGTTCCATGCCGAAGAGCGCGACACGGCGCCCGCCCTTCCCGAATAGGCCGGATGCACATGCCCGGCTTGCAGGCATACAATGAAACGCCATTCCCCCTAAACTTTCTAGCCTTGGAAGAACGACATGACCGCGCAGCAGCTTCCTTTGAACCTGAACGATCCCACCCTGTACAAAACCCGCTCCTACATCAACGGGGCGTGGGTGCAAGCCAACGATGGCGGGACGTTCGCGGTGGACAATCCGGCCAATGGCCGCGTCATCGCGCAGGTCAGCAACCTGGGGGCGGACGAGGCGCAAGCCGCCATCGATGCCGCCGACCAGGCCTACAAAGCCTGGCGCGCACGCACCGGCAAGGACAGGGCCGGCATCCTGCGCAAGTGGTTCGATCTGATCATTGCCAACACCGAAGACCTGGCTCAATTGATGACGCTGGAACAGGGCAAGCCCATTGCCGAATCGCGCGGCGAGATCGCCTACGGCGCCTCCTTCGTCGAATGGTTCGCCGAGCAGGCCAAGCGCGTCAGCGGCGACATCATGGCTTCGCCCAACCCCGCCAACCGCATGCTGGTCATGCGCGAGCCCATAGGGGTGTGCGCCGCCATAACGCCCTGGAACTTCCCCAGCGCAATGATCACCCGCAAGGTGGCGCCGGCACTGGCCGCCGGCTGCACGGTAGTGCTCAAGCCCGCTGAACAGACACCGCTGTCGGCCCTGGCGCTGGCCGAACTGGCCGAGCGGGCCGGCATTCCGGCGGGCGTGCTGAATATCGTCACGGCCGACAGCGACCGTTCCATCGCCATCGGCAAAGCGCTGTGCGCCAGCCCCATCGTCAAGAAGGTGACCTTTACGGGCTCGACCGCGGTCGGCCGCATACTGATGCAGCAGAGCGCGCCCACCATCAAGAAGCTGTCGCTGGAGTTGGGCGGGCATGCGCCCTTCATCGTGTTCGACGACGCCGACCTGGACGCCGCCGTCGATGGCGCCATGATGGCCAAATACCGCAATGCCGGCCAGACCTGCGTCTGCACCAATCGCATCTATGTGCATGAAACCGTATACGGCAGCTTCATCGAGAAGTTCGCCGCCAAGGTGTCCGCGCTGACGGTGGGCGACGGCTTCGGCGACAAGGTCGCGCAAGGCCCGCTTATCGACGATGCCGCCATCGCCAAGGTCAAGGAGCACGTGAAGGACGCCCTCGACAAGGGCGCCCAGGTCAAGGCGGGCGGACAGGCCCATGCCCTGGGCGGACGCTTCTTCCAGCCCACGGTGCTCTCCGACATCAGCGAAGACATGCTGTGCATGAAAGAAGAAACCTTCGGGCCGCTCGCCCCCGTCGTCAAGTTTTCCGACGAAAGCCACGTCATCGAACTGGCCAACAACACCGAGTACGGCCTGGCCTCTTACTTCTACAGCCGCGACGTGGGGCGCATCTTCCGTGTCGCCGAAGCGCTGGAATACGGGATGGTGGGGGTCAACACCGGCCTGATCTCGAACGAGGTCGCGCCTTTCGGCGGAGTCAAGCAATCGGGGCTGGGGCGTGAGGGCTCGGTCTATGGGATGGACGATTTCATGGAAATGAAATACGTTTGCCTGGGTGGGATGTAATTCCATTTCTCTGGCAAACGTTTGCTTTTAGAGTGTTCTTTGCAAGAACTGTGTAGGGTATTTTCTGACGCGGGCCGGGACATTCGGACTTGGCGGATGATCCGTCGTCAACGATGCCTATGGCCTCGACGGGGTCATCGCCTCGACGGTGTCAGCACCCCAACGGTATCACCACCCCACTGAAGTCCGTCGCTTAACGATGTCCGTTGCCAGCCATGCTGCCAAGGCGTAGCCGGTGGGCAGGGGATGAGCGACGTTGAGCAAGCCGCCGCAGTTGCTTTGCGGCGGGGGCGTAAGAGGGCACGCATGTCTGAGCACAAAATCGGTCCGGGGGACCGATTTTTGCGAGTTCGCGCCCGACCCCGGCGCAAAGCGGCTGCAAGGGAACCCCGAAGGGGCGCAGCGATAGGAGCCCGGCCCCTGCCCACCGGCTGCGCCGGTTCAACAAGCTGACACTCCACACTCAAGGCCATGACCACGAACTCGCCCCATCGCCACACACTCACAGGCCATAAAGAGTGCACAACCAAGAGAACCGAAAATTCCCCAGAAAAGAAACAATAACAAAGGCGCCCGAAGGCGCCTTGCTTACTGCTTTCCGCTACGTCAAAATCAAGCGGCATCCCGCGATGCGCGGCGGCGCTCGTGCTCTTGCAGGTAGCGCTTGCGCAAGCGTATCGACTTGGGCGTGACTTCGACCAGTTCATCGTCGTTGATGAACTCGACGGCGTATTCCAGCGTCAGCTGTATGGGCGTAATCAGGTCGATATGCTCGTCTTTGCCCGATGCGCGCACGTTGGTCAGCTTCTTTTCCTTGATGGGATTGACCACCAGGTCATTGTCGCGGCTGTGTATGCCGATGATCATGCCTTCGTACAAGGGGTCCTGGGGAGAAACGAACATGCGGCCGCGATCCTGCAGCTTCCACAAGGCATAGGCGACTGCCCCGCCCTCGTCCTGGCTGATCAGTACGCCATTGCGCCGATCGCCGACGCCGCCTTCGCGCATGGGGGCGTAGTCGTCGAAAATATGGCTCATCAAACCGGTGCCGCGAGTCAGCGTCATGAATTCGCTCTGGAAGCCGATGAGGCCCCGCGCGGGAATACGGTATTCCAGGCGCGTGCGGCCGCGCCCGTCGTTTTCCATGTTCTGCAGGTCGCCCTTGCGGCGGCCCAGCTCTTCCATGACGCCGCCCTGATGGCCGTCTTCCACGTCGACCGTCAGCAGTTCGTAGGGCTCCAGCTTGACGCCGTCCTCTTCCTTGAAGACCACGCGCGGACGCGACACGGCCAGCTCGTAGCCTTCGCGCCGCATGTTCTCCAGCAGGATGGTCAGGTGCAGTTCGCCGCGCCCATGCACTTCGAACACCGTGTCGTCGTCGGTATCGTTGACGCGCAAGGCCACGTTGGACTTGAGCTCGCGATCCAGGCGGTCGCGCAGCTGGCGGCTGGTCACGAACTTGCCTTCGCGGCCTGCCAGCGGCGAGGTGTTGACCATGAAGTTCATGGTCAGCGTGGGTTCGTCGATGCGCAGCATGGGCAGCGCTTCCGGGTTGGCCGGGTCCACAATGGTGCAGCCGATGCCGATATCCTCGATGCCGTTGATCAGCACGATATCGCCGGCCTGGGCTTCCTCGACTTGCTCACGCTCCAGCCCCTTGAATTTCAGGACCTGGTTGACGCGCGCCTTGATGGGCTGGCCTTCGGGGCCGAATTTGACGACGACGTCCTGCGCCGCGCGGAGCCGCCCGCGATTGATCCGGCCCACGCCGATCTTGCCCACATAAGAGCTGTAGTCCAGCGAGATGATCTGCATTTGCAGGGGCGCATCGGGATTGTCTTCGCGCTGAGGCACATACTTCAGTATGGCGTCGAACAGAGGCCGCATATCGCCTTCGCGCACATCTTCGGTCAAGCCCGCATAGCCCGCCAGGCCCGATGCATAGATGATGGGGAAATCCAGCTGCTCTTCCGTGGCGCCCAGCTTGTCGAACAGATCGAAGGTCGCGTTGATGGCGAAGTCGGGGCGAGCGCCCGGACGGTCGATCTTGTTGACCACCACGATGGGTTTCAGGCCCAAGGCCAGAGCCTTGCGCGTCACGAAGCGGGTCTGGGGCATGGGACCTTCCACGGCATCGACCAGCAGCACCACGCCGTCGACCATGGACAGCACCCGTTCCACTTCGCCGCCGAAGTCGGCGTGTCCCGGGGTATCGATGATGTTGATGTGCGTGCCTTCGTACTGGACCGCGCAGTTCTTGGCCAGAATGGTGATCCCGCGTTCTTTTTCAATATCGCCCGAGTCCATGACCCGCTCGGAAATGTGCTGGTTGTCGCGGAAGGTGCCGGACTGGCGCAGCAACTGATCGACGAGTGTGGTTTTACCGTGATCGACGTGGGCAATGATTGCCACATTGCGCAAAGCGCGATTCATAATTCTTCATCCTTTTGTTTGGTGGTTGCTGGCAATAGGCCGGCGGGCAAGGCATCGAGTGCGATTAAAGTGGTTTGAGGCGCGGGCATGGCTTGCAACGCATCCAGCCCGATGGCGTCGTCCAGCTTGAACGGCCCGACGCGGGTGCGCCGCAAAGCCTTCAAATGGGCGCCGCAACCCAGGCGGCGGCCGATGTCCTGCGCAAGCGTCCGTATGTACGTGCCCTTGCTGCACTGAACCGCAATGTCCGCCTCAAGCCCGTCAAGGCTCAAGAGTTCCAGCTTGTGAATGGTGACTTTCCTGGCAGGCCTGTCCAGCTCTATTCCCTGACGCGCGTACTCATAGAGCGGCTTGCCGTCGCGCTTCAGGGCCGAATACATCGGCGGTATCTGTTCGATCTCGCCCCGGAATTCCTCCAGCGCCGCGTCCAGTTCGTCGCGCCCGACACCGCTGAATCCCTCGGCCGCCTGCGAGACGATATGCCCGGTCAGGTCGCCTGAATCCGTTTCCTCGCCAAAGCGCAAGGTGGCCGTATAGCCCTTGTCGGCCTCGAGCATGTGGCCGGAAATCTTGGTGGCCCGGCCCAGGCAACAGACCAGCAGGCCGGTCGCGAACGGATCCAGCGTGCCGGTATGCCCCGCCTTGCGCGCATCCAGCGTCCTTTTGGCGCGCTGCAGGGCATGATTGCTGGACAAACCTTCCGGTTTGTCCAGCAACAGGACACCATCGAGCATCTGCCCGCGTCGGGAAGCCATCGTTTATAGTTCCATGCAAAAACGACAGCCCCCTAGGGCTGTTCGTCGGGGTCCTCGGGCTCCGAGGGCTTGAAGGGTTCGGCCTGGGGGCGATTGGCCCGGTCGATGAGTTGCGACAGTTCGATGCCACGAACCACTTGTTCGTCGTGGATGAAGCGCAGTGTGGGTACCGTATGGATGTGCAGCAGCTTGAAAAGCAGGGAATGCAGCCAGCCCGCCTTCTCGGCCAGCGCCGCCGTCGCGGCCTCGGGCTCGGCGCCCATGACGGTGAAGTACACCTTGGCATGGGCGTAATCGGCCGACAGCTCGACGCCGGTAAGCGTGATCAGGCCCGCGCGCGAAACATCGATCTCGCGCTGTATCAGGCCGGCCAGATCTTTCTGGATCTGGTCGGCCAGCCGGGTATTGCGACCCGGATTGGGCTTGGATTTATGACGACCCATGATTACAGTGTCCGGGCGATTTCTTTGATTTCAAAGATTTCGAGCTGGTCGCCGACTTCGATGTCGTTATTGCCTTTCAGGGTAATGCCGCAATCGAAGCCGGATTTGACTTCCTTGACGTCGTCCTTGAAGCGGCGCAGCGAATCGATCCAGCCGCTCCAGTGGACCACGTGGTTGCGCAGCAGGCGTACCTGCGAGTCGCGCCGCACCACGCCGTCCAGCACCATGCAGCCGGCGATATTGCCCACGCGCGACAGGCTGTAGACCTCGCGAATCTCGACCATGCCGATGACTTCCTCGCGCTTCTCGGGTGCCAGCATGCCGGACATCGCGTTGCGCACGTCGTCCACCGCATCGTAAATGATGTTGTAGTAGCGCAGGTCGATGCCGTTGTGCTCGGCCAGTTTCTTGGCGCTTTGCTCGGCGCGCACGTTGAAGCCTATGACAACCGCATGCGAGGCGATGGCCAGGTTGACGTCGCTTTCGGAGATGCCGCCCACGGCCGCGTGCACGACCTGCACGCGAACTTCGTCGGTGGAAAGCTTGGTCAGCGACGACACCAGCGCTTCCTGCGAACCCTGCACATCGGTCTTGACGATGAGAGCCAGGGTCTGCGTGCCTTCGCCGATGTTGTCGAACATGGACTCGAGCTTGGCCGCTTGCTGGCGCGCCAGCTTGACGTCGCGGAACTTGCCCTGGCGGAACAAGGCGATTTCGCGCGCCTTGCGCTCGTCGGCCATGGCGATGACTTCGTCGCCCGCGGCCGGCACTTCGGTAAGCCCCTGGATCTCGACGGGCGTCGAGGGACCGGCGCTGGTGACCGGTTTGGCGTTTTCGTTCAGCATGGCGCGGACCCGGCCGAAGCTTGCGCCCGCCAGCACCGCGTCGCCGCGGTTCAGCGTGCCGCTTTGGACCAGGATGGTGGCCACGGGGCCGCGGCCCTTGTCCAGGCGCGCTTCGATCACGATGCCCTTGGCGGGCGCATCGACCGGCGCGGTCAGCTCAAGGATTTCGGCTTGCAGCAGAACGTTCTCCAGCAAGGCATCGATGCCTTCGCCCGTCTTGGCGGACACGCCGACAAAGGGCACGTCGCCGCCGTATTCTTCAGGCACGACCTCTTCAGCGACCAGTTCCTGCTTGACGCGTTCGGGATTGCCGTCGGGCTTGTCGATCTTGGTGATCGCCACGACCAGCGGCACGCCGGCCGCCTTGGCGTGGTGTATGGCTTCCTTGGTTTGCGGCATCACGCCGTCGTCGGAGGCCACCACCAGGATGACGATGTCGGTTGCCTGGGCGCCGCGTGCGCGCATGGCGGTGAACGCCTCGTGTCCCGGGGTGTCCAGGAAGGTCACCATGCCGCGATCGGTCTTGACGTTGTAGGCGCCGATGTGCTGCGTAATGCCGCCGGCTTCGCCGGAGGCGACCTTGGTACGGCGGATATAGTCCAGCAGCGAAGTCTTGCCGTGGTCGACGTGGCCCATGACGGTGACCACCGGCGCGCGCGGCAAAGCTTCGGCCTCGGGGCCTTCGGCGATCTCCAGGAAGGCCTCGGGATCGTCCAGCTTGGCGGCGATGGCCGTATGGCCCAGTTCCTCGACCACGATCATGGCCGTTTCCTGGTCCAGCACCTGGTTGATGGTGACCATCTGACCAAGCTTCATCAGATGCTTGATGACCTCGGCGGCCTTGACCGACATCTTGTGGGCCAGGTCGGCCACAGAAATGGTTTCGGGCACGTGGACTTCGCGAGCGATGAATTCAGCCGGCTGCTGCTCTTTGCGCTCGGGCTGGGCATTGCGGCCGCGTCCACGGGCGTTGCCGCCCTTGGCGCCCTTGCCGCCGGCCTTGCCGCCCGCGCGCCAGCCGTCGCGGCTGGGGCTGGCCGGCGCCGCATCGGCCTTGGCCGCGGGCTTCTTGCGGCCGCTGTCGTCGGTCCAGGAGGACGAGACTTCGGACGCCTTGATGACTTTCTTGTCGCCCGTGGCGGCCTTGCCGTCCTTCTTGGCGCCCTTGGCGCCGGCGGGCTTGTGCAGTGTGCCGGAAATACCGCCGGCCTCGGGCTCGGGCGCCTTCAGGACCTTGCGGGGCCGGTTCAGCATTTCACGCAGGGCGGCGGCTTCCGCTTCGGCGGCGCGGCGGGCGCGCTCGCGGTCCTCATCGACAGCGGGTTCGGCGGCGGGACGCTTGGCAGCACTCTTGGCCGAACGCACGGCGCCCTTGGCGGCCGGCTTGCCGCTTTCGGCGGCGGGCGCTTCGGCCGGTTCCGATGCGGCTTCAGGGCTGTCCTGGACAGGCGCGGCGTCATCGGACGCGGCGGCCTGGACGGGCGCGGGCTCGTCTTGCGCGACGGGCTCGGCCGCCTCGGGCTGCGCAGGCGCCTGGGGGGCCTCGTCGGCAGCGGCCGGAGTCGGGGCTTCTTCCTGGGCTTGCGGCTGCACGGCGCTTTCGGCCTGGGGCTCGGCCGCCGTGGCGGGCGGCTCGGGGGCGACGGCAGGCTCTTGCGCTTGGACGGCGTCGGGGCTGGAAACCTGATCGGATTCGCGCGGGGCGGCCTCGGGCGCGACGGCGGGCGCCGCGACCGGAGCAGGCGCTTCGGCCTGAGGAGCC is a genomic window containing:
- the infB gene encoding translation initiation factor IF-2, giving the protein MPSNTVAQFAVELKMPANVLLEQLRSAGVELKSVDDAVTDADKAKLLESLRRAHGGSEGKKITLTRRQTSEIRQADGSGRSRTIQVEVRKKRVFVKRDPAELVAEAKADAVEPAPQAPQAEAPAPVAAPAVAPEAAPRESDQVSSPDAVQAQEPAVAPEPPATAAEPQAESAVQPQAQEEAPTPAAADEAPQAPAQPEAAEPVAQDEPAPVQAAASDDAAPVQDSPEAASEPAEAPAAESGKPAAKGAVRSAKSAAKRPAAEPAVDEDRERARRAAEAEAAALREMLNRPRKVLKAPEPEAGGISGTLHKPAGAKGAKKDGKAATGDKKVIKASEVSSSWTDDSGRKKPAAKADAAPASPSRDGWRAGGKAGGKGAKGGNARGRGRNAQPERKEQQPAEFIAREVHVPETISVADLAHKMSVKAAEVIKHLMKLGQMVTINQVLDQETAMIVVEELGHTAIAAKLDDPEAFLEIAEGPEAEALPRAPVVTVMGHVDHGKTSLLDYIRRTKVASGEAGGITQHIGAYNVKTDRGMVTFLDTPGHEAFTAMRARGAQATDIVILVVASDDGVMPQTKEAIHHAKAAGVPLVVAITKIDKPDGNPERVKQELVAEEVVPEEYGGDVPFVGVSAKTGEGIDALLENVLLQAEILELTAPVDAPAKGIVIEARLDKGRGPVATILVQSGTLNRGDAVLAGASFGRVRAMLNENAKPVTSAGPSTPVEIQGLTEVPAAGDEVIAMADERKAREIALFRQGKFRDVKLARQQAAKLESMFDNIGEGTQTLALIVKTDVQGSQEALVSSLTKLSTDEVRVQVVHAAVGGISESDVNLAIASHAVVIGFNVRAEQSAKKLAEHNGIDLRYYNIIYDAVDDVRNAMSGMLAPEKREEVIGMVEIREVYSLSRVGNIAGCMVLDGVVRRDSQVRLLRNHVVHWSGWIDSLRRFKDDVKEVKSGFDCGITLKGNNDIEVGDQLEIFEIKEIARTL
- the rbfA gene encoding 30S ribosome-binding factor RbfA; this translates as MGRHKSKPNPGRNTRLADQIQKDLAGLIQREIDVSRAGLITLTGVELSADYAHAKVYFTVMGAEPEAATAALAEKAGWLHSLLFKLLHIHTVPTLRFIHDEQVVRGIELSQLIDRANRPQAEPFKPSEPEDPDEQP
- the truB gene encoding tRNA pseudouridine(55) synthase TruB, coding for MASRRGQMLDGVLLLDKPEGLSSNHALQRAKRTLDARKAGHTGTLDPFATGLLVCCLGRATKISGHMLEADKGYTATLRFGEETDSGDLTGHIVSQAAEGFSGVGRDELDAALEEFRGEIEQIPPMYSALKRDGKPLYEYARQGIELDRPARKVTIHKLELLSLDGLEADIAVQCSKGTYIRTLAQDIGRRLGCGAHLKALRRTRVGPFKLDDAIGLDALQAMPAPQTTLIALDALPAGLLPATTKQKDEEL
- a CDS encoding NAD-dependent succinate-semialdehyde dehydrogenase, which translates into the protein MTAQQLPLNLNDPTLYKTRSYINGAWVQANDGGTFAVDNPANGRVIAQVSNLGADEAQAAIDAADQAYKAWRARTGKDRAGILRKWFDLIIANTEDLAQLMTLEQGKPIAESRGEIAYGASFVEWFAEQAKRVSGDIMASPNPANRMLVMREPIGVCAAITPWNFPSAMITRKVAPALAAGCTVVLKPAEQTPLSALALAELAERAGIPAGVLNIVTADSDRSIAIGKALCASPIVKKVTFTGSTAVGRILMQQSAPTIKKLSLELGGHAPFIVFDDADLDAAVDGAMMAKYRNAGQTCVCTNRIYVHETVYGSFIEKFAAKVSALTVGDGFGDKVAQGPLIDDAAIAKVKEHVKDALDKGAQVKAGGQAHALGGRFFQPTVLSDISEDMLCMKEETFGPLAPVVKFSDESHVIELANNTEYGLASYFYSRDVGRIFRVAEALEYGMVGVNTGLISNEVAPFGGVKQSGLGREGSVYGMDDFMEMKYVCLGGM
- the typA gene encoding translational GTPase TypA, which codes for MNRALRNVAIIAHVDHGKTTLVDQLLRQSGTFRDNQHISERVMDSGDIEKERGITILAKNCAVQYEGTHINIIDTPGHADFGGEVERVLSMVDGVVLLVDAVEGPMPQTRFVTRKALALGLKPIVVVNKIDRPGARPDFAINATFDLFDKLGATEEQLDFPIIYASGLAGYAGLTEDVREGDMRPLFDAILKYVPQREDNPDAPLQMQIISLDYSSYVGKIGVGRINRGRLRAAQDVVVKFGPEGQPIKARVNQVLKFKGLEREQVEEAQAGDIVLINGIEDIGIGCTIVDPANPEALPMLRIDEPTLTMNFMVNTSPLAGREGKFVTSRQLRDRLDRELKSNVALRVNDTDDDTVFEVHGRGELHLTILLENMRREGYELAVSRPRVVFKEEDGVKLEPYELLTVDVEDGHQGGVMEELGRRKGDLQNMENDGRGRTRLEYRIPARGLIGFQSEFMTLTRGTGLMSHIFDDYAPMREGGVGDRRNGVLISQDEGGAVAYALWKLQDRGRMFVSPQDPLYEGMIIGIHSRDNDLVVNPIKEKKLTNVRASGKDEHIDLITPIQLTLEYAVEFINDDELVEVTPKSIRLRKRYLQEHERRRASRDAA
- a CDS encoding TIGR00730 family Rossman fold protein, yielding MSEMQVAAETLQEIGWGVSVFGSARIQPDTPYYALSEAIGSRLAKAGLTVIAGGGPGIMEAANKGAFEAGGNSVGLNIKLPREAANNRYQTHSLTFDYFYSRKATFFMHSAAYIALPGGFGTLDELFEVLTLVQTRKVPPAPIVLIGTEFWSGLISWIRSHLLANKLIGPRDLDLLTLTDDLDLVMAEIERFRLFHAEERDTAPALPE